The segment AGAGTCTGGCACCCCCGCCTTTGAGACATTTACAGGCACTAACGAGATCCCCTCGCAGTCTTCTCCAGACTTAAGAGGCCCAGCAAACCTTTCCGACCCAACCAAACCCTTCCAGACCAGGGAATTACACAGATTACTGCCAGATCCCAGCGCAGTCTGTCACACACAGCGGCGGGCTCGGAGCCCCGGCCGGGCCCTGAGGGCGAGCGGCGCCGCCGTTCCGCCGCGGCCGCTGTGGGGCGGCCCCGCACGCACCCCCGGCGGgaccccccggccccggccgctgACTCGCGACACGGCCCCACCAAGTCCCGGTTGAGCCGCCCCGGCCTGCCCGGACCCCGACCGCCCCTCCAGCAGCAACAGCGCCATAAAGCCCACGGCTGAGAGGCGCTCCCGCCCGACGCCGTGTCCCAGCCGAAGAGGTAGGGGATGGGGCGAGGCGCTCCCAGGGAGGTCCGACAGCGCTTCCGCCCCCAGCACGCTCCCGGCCCCCGCCATTACCGCTGCTCGCGCCAGCACCGGGAGCCGCAGGGGCCGCGCCAAGGGCACCGGGAACGGCGGGCCGGGCGAGACCACGGGCTGCGCAGGGGCGGGGGAGGAGCGCACTCCCCCCGGCGGGCTCGCGGTGGTGCCGCCCGCTACCCTTCCGCCGGCTGCCCCGCCTCCCCGCCTCCCGCAAGATGGCGGCAAGCGCGGCGCGGGCTGGGGGTGGTTGAGGGCGGCAGGTATCGGCTCTTTCACAccatcctcctcttccccttgtTCTCCTCGTCTCGGACTGGGGTGGGCGCAGGGCTCGCCCCCGTGACCCCGTCCCTGCCGGGCGAGAGGCCAGGCTCGAGCGCAGGCCCGGGCgccggggcccggcggggcgcTGGAGccccggagcccccggcccgccccgcgctGGGTCCCTGCTCGGGcaggccctggctctgctctgagggGTCGCGTCTCCGGATGTGCTATCTCTGGGTGCCCCCATGCAGCTCCGTGGAGCTGCTGTTAACTGCGCTGCTCCTAGGGagctttttgaaaattattcgTAATGTATATTGTAGAAAACTAACCTCGCCTCTTTCTAATAAGACCTGCAAGAGTAGAATGTTAATATCTCCTAATTGGTATCGAGCAGCTGTATTGAACAGTATTAACACCGTTAGCCTGCATATTTTCAGGAATATGTGAAGCTAGATCTAAGtaaatggaatttttctttGTGTCAGTCAACGAAACATTTTGTCCCCCATTCAGATTAGTTCTTTTGGAGATTAAACACTTGGAGAGGAAAATGACATCGATTATCAAGTTGACTACGCTCTCGGGGGTGCAGGAGGAATCTGCCCTCTGCTATCTTTTGCAAGTAGATGAGTTTCGTTTTCTTTTGGACTGTGGCTGGGATGAAAACTTTTCTATGGATATTATTGATTCTCTGAGGAAGTAAGTAGTTCAGTTCATAcacctatttttaaaatagggCTTGGTCTGTCTTGGAAGTTTTCAAAATTCCATGCAGTGGTATAATGTATGGTGTTACTAAAtgaaaaattgttctttttttttttgttttgtttcatgtaTGTTTTACATGAAGGGAATCACACTGCTGAAACATTTCCAGCAAaaacttgggattttttccttgtCAGTCCAGTGAGTTGTGTCTCTTAACTGTAATTCTCAAActgttcagtttttattttgattggatgatttgtttgttttttattgtcaTAAATGTGACACAGTTTAGGCGAGACTGACCTTGACTCTCAACTGATTTAGAATACTTAACTAAGTTTTAAATAGGAGAGGAAGCCTTCCTGCATGTAGGCTGAATACAAAGCAGTTCAACTCTTGGCTCTTGTTTCAAGTTGAATAGACTGTCAGGAAAACACCTTCTGTCAGGACACCAGCCCTACAAAGGGAAAAAGCCTCTCCAGACCAACATCTGTCTAGACTTCAATATTGAACTTCTTCAGATATACAGCAAGGAGCTGTGTTGATGGCCAAGTTAGGACTGAGACATGGAAATTTGGGAAAGAAACTGAGCTTTTTGATACTAGTTTTGTAGCATTGACACACTTGCAATGTTTAAGATCTTTTAAGTGAGGATTGTTAGGTACTGAGgataatttataaaatttttcaAGTGTCTTATGTAAGAAGCAATTAGATAAAATTTTTCATAACAGCTATCGAGAAGAATGTGTGTGTTTCACTTACTATGCAAGGGAACAAAAAACTGTCAGTCCAGCTTGTATTTTCATTTGGTACATGTGTTTTATGACCTCAAGTTCTTCAGTTATGATATGTAGAAAGGTTTTAGTCTGAGTTCTAAATTTATGCAACactttgcaaggaaaaaaatggttttaagagtaataaaatcccccaaactcATGTGCTACTTTTCTTAAATGATATGTTTGATATTTTCTGTATTAAGATACATATTTTGATTTGAtcaaaaaatattgaaatatattttgatttATCCTTATCAGTTGAAGGATTGTTGTCTTTGGTTCCTTTACTTGGTCAATCTCATCAGAAGAAAAGTTGTCATCTGTTTTGGGGTGTATGAGCGATTTGTGGCACATCTGTACTGATAGTATTCTTGGTCCTTCAGTTAATTTACTTTCTGGTGTCCACTTATATACTAAGGTCTTACTTCTTCAAATCTTTAAGTTATGCTTTCTGAAGTCACTTGTGTTTTTAAGTACTTGAACATTAGGAAACACCTGTAAGttttaattatgatttttaaaactgtTCCAATTCTTGAAGGGTTTAAGTTTCATTGTTTGACATTCAGACTGACTGACTGTATTCTCAAAACAGCCCTAGCAGGAGATATATAAAACCATACAGAGCTCCTTTCAATGGCTTTTGTTGGCCCTCTTTTTATAGGCATGTACACCAGGTTGATGCTGTTCTTCTTTCCCACCCTGACCCTCTACACCTTGGTGCACTTCCATATGCAGTTGGAAAAATGGGATTGAATTGTGCCATTTATGCAACTATTCCTGTATATAAAATGGGACAGATGTTTATGTATGATCTCTACCAGGTATGTTTAAGTTGATACTTTCATACACAACATCTTTGATGGTGGAGTGTTTGAATGCTCTGTAcctctttgtttgttttagtcCCGCCATAATACTGAAGATTTCACACTCTTTACATTGGATGATGTAGATGCAGCCTTTGATAAGATACAACAGCTGAAGTTTTCTCAGATTGTGAACTTAAAAGGTAAAGTTGTCACCAAAATCTCAAGAAATTACTTTTAGTGAAAGGCAACAGAGCAGTTATGAGTCAAAGTAACTTTTTTAAAGGGACTGAGTTCTAAAATTCTGTGTGTTTTGCAGTGCTGAAACATTGCAATTCATTAGCCTCATGTCAGTCTGTATCAATCGCAATTGTCTCTAGAAATTGATAGAATTTTCACTTAATGAGGAGATGAGGAGGAGGTCATGCTAAACAGTGTTTAGatgtttgtttctcttttatgtTTTTGTAACTTCTCTTGGAATTTACTGATGTCTGTTAAAAGTATTTACTTGGCTCTAGCAACAGATACTCCAAACTCTCCATAAGCAGTAGCACAAGGGAAAGCTTTGTAGAGCAGAGATGAAGTTACAGCATGTGCAGGTTTAATGGGGAGATCGTCAGTGACTCAACTCATACTCAGTGTAGCGTGTTGCTGGGACCTGTGATAATCAGCAGCTTTCCACTTGAGTTGAATGTAAAgatcagaataaaataaaaactctctTCTTGAACAGAGACACGTAGAGGCTGACCACCAGCAGTTTGTCTCTGAAGTGCAGTATTTTACAGGTTCATGAACATTGCTGCTAAAAGACTTCTTATTTGGAAAATAGAAAGAGGATGTTGTCTTTGAAAGACTGCTGGCCCCTTTTCGAGATAGTTGTAGCAAGGCTATGTCTGCCCTGGCAATTCTTACATCTAAAGAGTAATTTTGGCATACAACTTTTTTAAATCAAACAACTTCTTTTATATTTAATGGAGGTGATTTGAAAAGAGTCGATGGAAGCTTTTAGAAGATAATATatgtttaattattaattattactGTGCATTTAACGCAGCAGAGTCAGTGAGTAATGGTTTTGGGTAGTCTCATTTTAATCTGATGTACATACAGGCTGGTATCAATGACAGGGAGCAACAGTGCATTTGAAAAATGGATCAGGTGCTGAAAAGTTCTGTCATCCCTGACTGCAGCACATGAACACCTTTTCTGCTACAGTTTAACTTATTTGTTTATCATTCTGGAAAGCTTCAAGATTGTGTAATTTACATAAGTTTTCCTAAGTACCTCAAAAGTGAATGCTGTAGTAAACATTTAGTGTTGCCCCGGAGAGGATCCTGGCTTTCATCATTGTGCTTGTTTTCTTGTGATATatgttttttatataatttactGTTGTTTATGTCCATAGTTACAGCAGCTCTGAGTATCAGTGGGAGGTGGAGGGAAGAAGTGATCTTTGCTTTAGTTTCTTTATTCTGGAGGAAATATAAAAGTgaattgcaaaatatttttacattactGCTTAGACGATAAGGACAGACATTACTGCTTTTTCATACttcatttgactttttttctcagtagtAATTTGGGTATTCAGTTGTTTAAAGTTACTATGTCTTGTTCAGAGTAATGGATTTTACTATGTGTAATCTACCTAAAATACTGAAAACCTTTGTAGGCAAAGGACATGGTTTGTCAATCACACCATTGCCAGCTGGTCACATGATAGGAGGCACAATTTGGAAGATTGTCAAGGATGGGGAGGAAGAAATTGTTTATGCCGTTGATTTCAACCACAAGAGGGAGATGTAAGTTCAACATAGTAATGGATAGTTCTTAACTGTGTTAGCTGTGTATCATTTAGTGGGTGATAAAGAGGTGTGGAAGCAGAAGTGCATTTCCAGTTCTAATAAGATCACTAATTTCATTTGCATCCAGATTAATCAGTTTGAAGCAAGCATTAGCTCTGGATTCCTTTATtccatttgtttatttatttgtaaatttGAAGCAGGAAGCATTCAGCAGCTGAGTAGTTTGGTTTCTGTACATGCAAATATCTGTAATCTAGCTGCCttattttttctcataaaatagaaatgtaaaaaagtgagatttttccttttttccacagCCATCTGAATGGATGTTCCTTGGAAATGTTGAGCAGGCCTTCATTGCTTATTACAGATTCATTCAATGCTACTTATGTACAACCCAGGAGGAAGCAAAGAGATGAACAGCTGCTGAGTATGTATTGTTTGGGCTTCAAAAATATCAGTAATGTGATTTATTAGCcactataaattatttttctatgaGAAATTCATTAGCATTTAAACTTAAGAACTCATATTAAAATGTAACAAGTTTTGAATTACTCTTTTCTGATGATACTGATCCTGTGAGTTAAATGTTTTCCTAACAACAATGAACTGTATTTGAAAACAGTGTATTTTACCCAGTATCCTTCAATCTCTTCAGGGATTTTTACATTACCTTCCTcagcactttatttttttaaacttcattttctgttggtttttaattaaaaaaaaaaccaaaaacaaacaaacaaaagtaagAAATACCAAGGCAGAAAGATCTTCAGAGCTACTGAGAAAACTCCAGCTCCCTTTAATTTTGGTGGAAGTGTAGATTTGGATCTCTTTTGAAGTTTCATTTGTTTCTGTGTTCAGTATACTTTTGAATATGATTGCTAGTGTGACATAACAAAAACTGCAGCCACACCACAAACCTTCTAACTTTGATTCAAAGTATAAgtaggattttgttttgtttttaattcttccTAGCTAATGTTTTGGAGACATTACGAGGTGATGGAAATGTATTAATAGCTGTGGATACAGCAGGCAGAGTTCTGGAACTTGCTCAGCTTCTTGATCAGATCTGGAGAACAAAAGATGCAGGATTGGGAGTCTACTCTCTTGCTCTTTTGAATAATGTCAGCTACAATGTAGTGGAGTTCTCTAAATCCcaggtttgttttgattttaaaatccaATTATGAAGAGTAAAGGAACATTTATGcagaagcttttctttttaatggtaaaaaatggcaaaatactGGGTGAATGTCCTTATTCTGTAGTGCATGTTTGTGTCTCAGCTCTTTTGATCAAGTAACACAGTGTCCAGTTGTGACAGTGGACATGTTTATTGATGATAAGACTTGTTAGCATAGTTTATAGTTGTTAAAAAAGAGAACTTAAAGTACTTGTTTCAGTGTTGGTTATGCTCAACATTATTTCTATACCTGCTGAGAAATACTGAAGAAATCATGGCCATATTGCATCCTATACTTCATATGAAGCTTGTGCTGTTGAACAACTTGTATTTGTATAGATAAGTTTCTCTAATATGTATTTTAGGTGGAATGGATGAGTGACAAGTTGATGAGGTGCTTTGAAGACAAGAGAAACAACCCTTTTCAGTTCCGCCATCTCTCCTTATGTCACAGTCTGTCTGATCTGGCTCGAGTGCCTAGTCCTAAAGTTGTTCTTGCCAGTCAGCCTGACTTGGAGTGTGGGTTTTCTAGAGATCTTTTCATTCAGTGGTGCCAGGATTCCAAAAACTCCATAATTTTAACTTATCGCACTACACCCGGAACATTAGCACGATTCCTGATTGATAATCCTGCTGAAAAAGTTATAGATATCGAGGTAAGAGTTGTTACTATAGCTCCAGATTCTTATTGTGGAATtcttcttattcttattctttcttcttctggggTCGTGTGGGCAAAACTGAACATGGTTTCCCTTTTGATCTTCTGGAAATGCTTCTAGTGGTGGAGAGAAACCTGAAATTGGTATGTTGCATATTTATCAGATTGTGGGtaaatttacataaaaatagGTCTCCTCCTGAGAACTGCACAATGCTTTTCATGGCATGGCAAAATTAATCGAGCTGAGCATgaaattccttttaaatatttattcttagACAACTCATTCCTTTGTGTTTCTATTATAATAGAAAAAATTCTGCTTGCAGCTGACATACAGATCACTACATATAATGGGTTAGTCTTGCTGGAAAATTCTCCTGGTTTGGATGAGAGGAGAATCAATTCAAATTAGTATAAAAATCCCAACAGGATTAGAGGGATAAGCAAATGCTGGAAATTAGGAGATAATTAATTGCTATTCATGCTTTCAAATTGTTTTCAATAATCTGTACACCTGTGTCTACTTCGTTCTGGTGCACATTATTAATTTATGGAAGTCCCCTGTGATTGCAGTGATAATTTCAGCACTGATGGTGCagctttattttggttttagatTGGATTGAAATCATTGAATTATAGTGTTAGATTATTACTAGAATTCAGTTTATTCAAAGTGAACTGTActcagaaaacaagaaacaaaatctaCCATTGTTTTGCCAGCTAGTATGACTTTGCTAGCTTCTTCTGGTTTGATCTTAAAGATAGAAAAACTATAAAACAACTGCTCATCTAAGAGTGTTTGCCTTCACTTATTTTTGGAAAGCTTaattgattttaatatttttagaaatgcttTCATTTAAAGTAAACTGTACAAATTGACACTATCATGATGTCAAGGTACCACATTGTTGCCATAGTCTTGTCTTTTATGCTTGCCTTTGTTGCACAAGGACAAGTATTCTTGTCAGCAGCATATAGGAGAATTATTAAAGTTGTGTTTGCTACTCACAataacattaattttaattccATCTGCAGTTGAGAAAACGTGTcaagttggaaggaaaagaacttgAGGAATATCTAGAAAAGGAGAAACTAAAGAAAGAGGCAGCTAAGAAGTTAGAGCAGTCCAAAGAGTAAGTATGTTGCTCATTCTCCTGTTATGATCAGAGTTGGGATTTTTGTGTGATTATTCTGCTCCTTCAACTCTTTTCAGGCCTAAATGAGAATTAGAGTTTCAGTAGCCCTGTCTAAGGGCCCTGAGGAAATCAGGAGGGGTTGTCTTTAATCTGTTGTCCTGATAGACCCAGTTTCATCTGCCATTTAACTGTGAGCTCTTTCTCAGATACATAAACTGCCCTTGGCCTTGGTTAGTGTTATGTCAACTGTTATTTTCTAGTCAGTGTGTCTATGTAATATaaaacctgaagaaaaaaaaaagatgtgctAGGTGTTTTTGGAATGTCATTTCAGGGCAGATATTGATTCCAGTGATGAGAGTGATGCTGAAGAGGATATTGATCAGCCAACTTTACATAAGACCAAACATGATTTGATGATGAAGGGTGAAGGTAGCCGGAAAGGAAGCTTCTtcaaacaggcaaaaaaatctTATCCAATGTTTCCAGCTCCTGAAGAAAGAATTAAATGGGATGAATATGGTGAAATTATCAAGTATGTGGTGGTAATGTATACTAACATAGTAGCTATGAAATAATCAAAACCTAGAAGGAATTAAATTCGCCATTCTGTCTCTTTTGCAGCATTGCTATATGCTCTTTAAACTGCTTAGTCTTAGACACAGCTTATGATAAGGATTGAAGCTGCAGAGTGCTGATCTTTGACCTGTGGTCACACCCCTCAGGATGTATTTTCActccaggctttttttaaaatattttgagatagaagattttaaattattttaacctGACTATTCTGCTTTAAATTTCACTTAATGTTAAATTTGTGAGGTGAGAAAACACTATTCATCCTAACAAAATTCAGTGATATTTGTCAGCTTTGCGTAAGGAATACTTGCTAGAAATCTGCAATTTGCTAGTATTTCCTAAGTTATTCAACTTCTTTTTTAAGATAGGAAGGTCATATTTTCCAAATCAGCTCTTTTCAAGTACAGAAATATTTGGCAGGTGTAGTTGTTGCTGGCAATAGCAGTTACAAAAAATCTTAGTAGTAATAATCAGCactgtttgtttttatattaGATAGTGCTTTGGTTTTACTCTAAAAAGCAAAATACCTTTAATTCTTTAGACCTGAGGATTTTCTAGTTCCAGAGCTTCAagcaacagaagaagaaaaaagcaaattagaGTCTGGTTTGACAAATGGAGAGGAGCCTATGGACCAGGATTTATCAGATGTTCCTACCAAATGTATTTCTGCAACAGAATCCATGGAAATCAAGTGAGTGACTTTGTTCTTCTCAATTCTACTAGAACATGGGTACAGTGCAAATTGGGTAAAAGGCTAACTTGGATTTTCCCAAAGTGGGAAAGGActtgatttttgtttatttttttccccaagctaAGTTGTATTTTACTAGTCTTTCTGGGAGTGCAGAACAGTCTTATGGTTCCCCACTCTTaaaaaatttg is part of the Molothrus aeneus isolate 106 chromosome 6, BPBGC_Maene_1.0, whole genome shotgun sequence genome and harbors:
- the CPSF2 gene encoding cleavage and polyadenylation specificity factor subunit 2, with amino-acid sequence MTSIIKLTTLSGVQEESALCYLLQVDEFRFLLDCGWDENFSMDIIDSLRKHVHQVDAVLLSHPDPLHLGALPYAVGKMGLNCAIYATIPVYKMGQMFMYDLYQSRHNTEDFTLFTLDDVDAAFDKIQQLKFSQIVNLKGKGHGLSITPLPAGHMIGGTIWKIVKDGEEEIVYAVDFNHKREIHLNGCSLEMLSRPSLLITDSFNATYVQPRRKQRDEQLLTNVLETLRGDGNVLIAVDTAGRVLELAQLLDQIWRTKDAGLGVYSLALLNNVSYNVVEFSKSQVEWMSDKLMRCFEDKRNNPFQFRHLSLCHSLSDLARVPSPKVVLASQPDLECGFSRDLFIQWCQDSKNSIILTYRTTPGTLARFLIDNPAEKVIDIELRKRVKLEGKELEEYLEKEKLKKEAAKKLEQSKEADIDSSDESDAEEDIDQPTLHKTKHDLMMKGEGSRKGSFFKQAKKSYPMFPAPEERIKWDEYGEIIKPEDFLVPELQATEEEKSKLESGLTNGEEPMDQDLSDVPTKCISATESMEIKARVTYIDYEGRSDGDSIKKIINQMKPRQLVIVHGPPEASQDLAECCRAFGGKDIKVYMPKLHETVDATSETHIYQVRLKDSLVSSLQFCKAKDAELAWIDGVLDMRVSKVDTGVILEEGELREDEDLEMQVDVPSSDSSVIAQQKAMKSLFGDDDKEMCEESEIIPTLEPLPPHEVLGHQSVFMNEPRLSDFKQVLLREGIQAEFVGGVLVCNNLVAVRRTETGRIGLEGCLCQDFYRIRDLLYEQYAIV